In one Andrena cerasifolii isolate SP2316 chromosome 2, iyAndCera1_principal, whole genome shotgun sequence genomic region, the following are encoded:
- the LOC143366515 gene encoding cyclin-dependent kinases regulatory subunit 1 isoform X2, whose amino-acid sequence MPGDQIQYSEKYSDDKYEYRHVILPADLARHVPKTHLMSETEWRNLGVQQSPGWVHYMMHVPDQGPMFQRLPEARLIEESIKVYIAFEIHV is encoded by the exons ATGCCAGGTGATCAAATACAGTACTCCGAAAAGTACAGCGACGATAAATACGAATATAG GCATGTCATTCTGCCAGCTGATTTGGCGAGGCATGTTCCAAAGACTCATCTTATGTCGGAGACAGAATGGAGGAATTTGGGAGTTCAGCAAAGCCCTGGTTGGGTCCATTACATGATGCACGTACCAG ACCAAGGACCGATGTTTCAACGACTACCAGAAGCGCGCCTTATCGAAGAGAGTATCAAAGTGTACATTGCGTTTGAAATACACGTTTAG
- the LOC143366515 gene encoding cyclin-dependent kinases regulatory subunit isoform X1, whose amino-acid sequence MPGDQIQYSEKYSDDKYEYRHVILPADLARHVPKTHLMSETEWRNLGVQQSPGWVHYMMHVPEPHVLLFRRPRTDVSTTTRSAPYRREYQSVHCV is encoded by the exons ATGCCAGGTGATCAAATACAGTACTCCGAAAAGTACAGCGACGATAAATACGAATATAG GCATGTCATTCTGCCAGCTGATTTGGCGAGGCATGTTCCAAAGACTCATCTTATGTCGGAGACAGAATGGAGGAATTTGGGAGTTCAGCAAAGCCCTGGTTGGGTCCATTACATGATGCACGTACCAG aGCCTCATGTCCTATTGTTCCGTAGACCAAGGACCGATGTTTCAACGACTACCAGAAGCGCGCCTTATCGAAGAGAGTATCAAAGTGTACATTGCGTTTGA
- the LOC143366515 gene encoding cyclin-dependent kinases regulatory subunit isoform X3 — MVTSLNLMHVILPADLARHVPKTHLMSETEWRNLGVQQSPGWVHYMMHVPEPHVLLFRRPRTDVSTTTRSAPYRREYQSVHCV; from the exons ATGGTTACATCATTGAATCTAAT GCATGTCATTCTGCCAGCTGATTTGGCGAGGCATGTTCCAAAGACTCATCTTATGTCGGAGACAGAATGGAGGAATTTGGGAGTTCAGCAAAGCCCTGGTTGGGTCCATTACATGATGCACGTACCAG aGCCTCATGTCCTATTGTTCCGTAGACCAAGGACCGATGTTTCAACGACTACCAGAAGCGCGCCTTATCGAAGAGAGTATCAAAGTGTACATTGCGTTTGA
- the LOC143366504 gene encoding uncharacterized protein LOC143366504, protein MQDLCPLCLKKGVKKKVKLLQINLQEALWVCEEEKCTWPFGYEDFIFCPRVVGKIWSCYWDDYKTTPKFKETVVAPTKPALRDAPITAPIDAPTECTTGSSLDANRLESINGVRNSSKAVEAKDCISDLHTFIHEELDTLLLRNDKDQFTVINDSLSKNFNSPNLSNSTLQLNDQDAKITKIKDERVDVLKKHVKEGFCTQSIQNMNNARGIPKITSIEKTNIDISNVIIANQASIHQNLEKKTVTNYKPTDETGDKLPLPTDSKLLPNYLSESENLASSEPRESSKLNNESAGTKSNLSVTKMKIDGLPPITLSFEIPVCATIPETVTSGMKQSNCQNGTPKSNTPEVKCTSVKRAVNSGKHYAKFSFSAIKKKLEPNNSINTNGNDISSLKSSSKMQDVENNSTSNIKNESSTENACKEQKVVNGENGCKEMVSVTNVTSDHASTQINDSVTTNSLPNQENTTPDTSILDTVLEDFLSNDYSVSEDINDEWLNSLLT, encoded by the exons ATGCAAGACCtgtgcccgttgtgcttgaaaaAAGGCGTGAAGAAGAAAGTAAAATTGTTGCAGATTAATTTGCAAGAAGCTCTATGGGTATGCGAAGAAGAAAAG TGTACATGGCCCTTTGGCTATGAAGATTTTATATTCTGTCCGAGAGTAGTCGGGAAAATATGGTCTTGCTATTGGGACGATTATAAGACGACACCAAAGTTCAAAGAAACTGTTGTAGCGCCGACAAAGCCAGCATTGCGTGATGCACCTATAACAGCTCCCATAGATGCACCAACAGAATGTACTACTGGTTCTAGTTTAGATGCAAATCGTTTAGAAAGCATCAATGGTGTACGTAACAGTTCAAAGGCGGTAGAAGCCAAAGATTGTATCAGTGATTTGCATACTTTTATTCATGAAGAATTGGATACATTATTGCTGAGAAATGACAAAGATCAGTTTACTGTAATTAATGATagtttaagtaaaaattttaatagtccAAATTTGAGTAACAGCACTTTGCAATTAAACGACCAAGATGCGAAGATTACGAAAATTAAGGACGAACGTGTAGACGTATTAAAGAAACATGTCAAAGAAGGTTTTTGTACACAAAGTATTCAAAATATGAACAATGCAAGAGGAATTCCTAAAATAACAAGCATCGAGAAAACAAATATCGACATCTCTAACGTTATAATAGCGAATCAAGCTTCCATTCAccaaaatttagagaaaaagaCTGTGACTAATTATAAACCTACGGATGAGACGGGTGACAAATTGCCGCTTCCGACGGATAGTAAGCTACTTCCCAATTATTTATCGGAGTCTGAAAACTTGGCGAGTTCGGAGCCACGCGAAAGTAGTAAACTTAATAATGAATCAGCTGGAACGAAATCTAATTTAAGCGTAACTAAGATGAAAATAGATGGTTTACCACCAATAACATTATCATTTGAAATCCCTGTATGCGCAACAATTCCCGAGACGGTAACATCTGGAATGAAACAGAGTAATTGCCAAAACGGTACACCAAAGTCGAATACTCCGGAAGTGAAATGTACTTCGGTAAAACGAGCTGTAAATAGTGGTAAACATTATGCAAAATTCAGTTTTAGCGCTATTAAGAAAAAACTGGAGCCCAATAATTCCATTAATACTAACGGTAACGATATCAGTTCCTTAAAGTCGAGTTCTAAAATGCAAGATGTAGAAAATAATTCGACAAGTAATATTAAGAATGAAAGTTCGACTGAAAATGCCTGTAAAGAGCAGAAAGTGGTAAATGGTGAAAATGGCTGTAAAGAAATGGTTTCGGTAACAAATGTAACCAGTGATCACGCGTCAACTCAAATCAATGACTCTGTAACGACCAATAGCTTACCAAATCAAGAGAATACGACACCAGATACTTCGATACTAGATACTGTCCTAGAAGACTTTTTAAGTAATGATTACAGTGTGTCTGAAGATATAAACGATGAATGGCTAAATTCTTTATTGACGTAA
- the LOC143366509 gene encoding PSME3-interacting protein isoform X3, protein MSSGFISEAEITEQRRIRQQEWERVRTADQPLEAPEEPYDTRSLYERLQEQKNKRDAEYEEAHKLKNMIKGLDDDEVEFLDLVDRTKLEEERKKNLEEEKEMRDFKAAVASLQEKSLNEKLKQELKNPQIVNKNVSSGSSRTSQLKLLAGVVVKRSEKQKQGDVTRGVKRKLSSDESTEILKNEDCPVNEEKTTEIIECETNTLKEDSSENKTTVDNMGGMKCIGILPGLGSYGDSSDSDCSSDTDQDPEPSHSKYDLLGRKIKIEKEEILKQKS, encoded by the exons ATGAGTTCTGGATTTATATCGGAAGCTGAGATTACAGAACAACGAAGGATACGACAGCAAGAATGGGAACGTGTGCGAACTGCGGATCAACCATTAG AAGCTCCTGAAGAACCATATGATACGAGATCTTTATACGAAAGGCTACaagaacaaaaaaataaaagagatgCTGAGTACGAAGAAGCACACAAACTGA aaaatatgataaaaggtTTAGACGACGACGAAGTGGAATTTTTAGATTTAGTGGATAGAACTAAGTTAGAGGAAGAGCGTAAAAAGAATCttgaagaagagaaagaaatgcGCGATTTTAAAGCGGCCGTTGCTTCGTTACAAGAAAAATCATTGAATGAGAAACTCAAGCAAGAATTAAAGAATCCtcaaattgtaaataaaaatgtttcctcTGGAAG cAGTCGTACATCACAGTTAAAATTATTAGCTGGTGTTGTAGTGAAGCGCTCTGAAAAACAAAAACAAG gAGATGTTACACGGGGTGTTAAGAGAAAATTGTCATCCGATGAAAGTACAGAGATACTGAAAAACGAAGACTGCCCAGTAAACGAGGAAAAAACGACTGAAATTATAGAGTGCGAGACCAATACGCTGAAAGAAGATTCATCAGAAAATAAAACTACAGTGGACAATATGGGAGGCATGAAGTGTATTGGGATTTTACCTGGTCTTGGCTCTTACGGAGATTCTAGTGATAGTGACTGTAGTTCGGATACGGATCAAGATCCAGAACCAAGTCATTCCAAATATGATCTTTTAGGTCGGAAAATAAAGATAGAGAAAGAAGAAATCTTAAAACAGAAAAGCTGA
- the LOC143366509 gene encoding PSME3-interacting protein isoform X1 has translation MKCTLLCILLTLLSSFKMSSGFISEAEITEQRRIRQQEWERVRTADQPLEAPEEPYDTRSLYERLQEQKNKRDAEYEEAHKLKNMIKGLDDDEVEFLDLVDRTKLEEERKKNLEEEKEMRDFKAAVASLQEKSLNEKLKQELKNPQIVNKNVSSGSSRTSQLKLLAGVVVKRSEKQKQGDVTRGVKRKLSSDESTEILKNEDCPVNEEKTTEIIECETNTLKEDSSENKTTVDNMGGMKCIGILPGLGSYGDSSDSDCSSDTDQDPEPSHSKYDLLGRKIKIEKEEILKQKS, from the exons ATGAAATGTACATTGCTGTGCATATTGTTAACACTTTTATCTTCT TTCAAGATGAGTTCTGGATTTATATCGGAAGCTGAGATTACAGAACAACGAAGGATACGACAGCAAGAATGGGAACGTGTGCGAACTGCGGATCAACCATTAG AAGCTCCTGAAGAACCATATGATACGAGATCTTTATACGAAAGGCTACaagaacaaaaaaataaaagagatgCTGAGTACGAAGAAGCACACAAACTGA aaaatatgataaaaggtTTAGACGACGACGAAGTGGAATTTTTAGATTTAGTGGATAGAACTAAGTTAGAGGAAGAGCGTAAAAAGAATCttgaagaagagaaagaaatgcGCGATTTTAAAGCGGCCGTTGCTTCGTTACAAGAAAAATCATTGAATGAGAAACTCAAGCAAGAATTAAAGAATCCtcaaattgtaaataaaaatgtttcctcTGGAAG cAGTCGTACATCACAGTTAAAATTATTAGCTGGTGTTGTAGTGAAGCGCTCTGAAAAACAAAAACAAG gAGATGTTACACGGGGTGTTAAGAGAAAATTGTCATCCGATGAAAGTACAGAGATACTGAAAAACGAAGACTGCCCAGTAAACGAGGAAAAAACGACTGAAATTATAGAGTGCGAGACCAATACGCTGAAAGAAGATTCATCAGAAAATAAAACTACAGTGGACAATATGGGAGGCATGAAGTGTATTGGGATTTTACCTGGTCTTGGCTCTTACGGAGATTCTAGTGATAGTGACTGTAGTTCGGATACGGATCAAGATCCAGAACCAAGTCATTCCAAATATGATCTTTTAGGTCGGAAAATAAAGATAGAGAAAGAAGAAATCTTAAAACAGAAAAGCTGA
- the LOC143366509 gene encoding PSME3-interacting protein isoform X2, whose translation MKCTLLCILLTLLSSFKMSSGFISEAEITEQRRIRQQEWERVRTADQPLEAPEEPYDTRSLYERLQEQKNKRDAEYEEAHKLKNMIKGLDDDEVEFLDLVDRTKLEEERKKNLEEEKEMRDFKAAVASLQEKSLNEKLKQELKNPQIVNKNVSSGSRTSQLKLLAGVVVKRSEKQKQGDVTRGVKRKLSSDESTEILKNEDCPVNEEKTTEIIECETNTLKEDSSENKTTVDNMGGMKCIGILPGLGSYGDSSDSDCSSDTDQDPEPSHSKYDLLGRKIKIEKEEILKQKS comes from the exons ATGAAATGTACATTGCTGTGCATATTGTTAACACTTTTATCTTCT TTCAAGATGAGTTCTGGATTTATATCGGAAGCTGAGATTACAGAACAACGAAGGATACGACAGCAAGAATGGGAACGTGTGCGAACTGCGGATCAACCATTAG AAGCTCCTGAAGAACCATATGATACGAGATCTTTATACGAAAGGCTACaagaacaaaaaaataaaagagatgCTGAGTACGAAGAAGCACACAAACTGA aaaatatgataaaaggtTTAGACGACGACGAAGTGGAATTTTTAGATTTAGTGGATAGAACTAAGTTAGAGGAAGAGCGTAAAAAGAATCttgaagaagagaaagaaatgcGCGATTTTAAAGCGGCCGTTGCTTCGTTACAAGAAAAATCATTGAATGAGAAACTCAAGCAAGAATTAAAGAATCCtcaaattgtaaataaaaatgtttcctcTGGAAG TCGTACATCACAGTTAAAATTATTAGCTGGTGTTGTAGTGAAGCGCTCTGAAAAACAAAAACAAG gAGATGTTACACGGGGTGTTAAGAGAAAATTGTCATCCGATGAAAGTACAGAGATACTGAAAAACGAAGACTGCCCAGTAAACGAGGAAAAAACGACTGAAATTATAGAGTGCGAGACCAATACGCTGAAAGAAGATTCATCAGAAAATAAAACTACAGTGGACAATATGGGAGGCATGAAGTGTATTGGGATTTTACCTGGTCTTGGCTCTTACGGAGATTCTAGTGATAGTGACTGTAGTTCGGATACGGATCAAGATCCAGAACCAAGTCATTCCAAATATGATCTTTTAGGTCGGAAAATAAAGATAGAGAAAGAAGAAATCTTAAAACAGAAAAGCTGA
- the Rps7 gene encoding ribosomal protein S7 isoform X2: MFTANAKIIKSGGAEPDAFEASISQALLELEMNSDLKSQLRELYITKAREIETNNKKCIIIYVPMPKLKAFQKIQTRLVRELEKKFSGKHVMFVGERKILPKPTRKTRTKNKQKRPRSRTLTAVYDALLEDLVYPVEIVGKRIRIKLDGTQLIKVHLDKNEQTNIEHKVDTFAAVYKKLTGRDVTFEFPETYV, from the exons ATGTTCACGGCAAACGCTAAAATAATAAAGAGTGGTGGAGCCGAGCCTGATGCGTTCGAGGCTAGCATTTCTCAAGCTCTTCTGGAGCTTGAAATGAATAGTGATTTAAAATCACAGTTAAGAGAACTGTACATCACTAAGGCACGTGAAATAGAAACCAATAACAAAAAG TGCATCATTATTTACGTACCTATGCCAAAACTGAAGGCTTTCCAAAAAATTCAGACGAGACTTGTTCGTgaattggaaaagaaattttctggaaagcatgtCATGTTTGTTGGAGAGCGTAAAATTTTACCCAAACCAACAAGGAAAACACGTACCAAGAACAAGCAAAAGAGGCCGAGAAG CCGTACTTTGACTGCAGTGTATGATGCGCTGCTGGAAGACTTGGTGTATCCTGTAGAGATTGTTGGCAAACGCATCAGAATTAAACTCGATGGTACACAGCTCATCAAAGTACATTTGGataaaaatgaacaaacgaacatcgaGCACAAG GTCGACACCTTTGCTGCTGTGTATAAGAAATTAACAGGGCGGGATGTAACATTTGAATTCCCTGAAACctatgtataa
- the Rps7 gene encoding ribosomal protein S7 isoform X1: MIQKTMFTANAKIIKSGGAEPDAFEASISQALLELEMNSDLKSQLRELYITKAREIETNNKKCIIIYVPMPKLKAFQKIQTRLVRELEKKFSGKHVMFVGERKILPKPTRKTRTKNKQKRPRSRTLTAVYDALLEDLVYPVEIVGKRIRIKLDGTQLIKVHLDKNEQTNIEHKVDTFAAVYKKLTGRDVTFEFPETYV; the protein is encoded by the exons ATGATTCAGAAAACA ATGTTCACGGCAAACGCTAAAATAATAAAGAGTGGTGGAGCCGAGCCTGATGCGTTCGAGGCTAGCATTTCTCAAGCTCTTCTGGAGCTTGAAATGAATAGTGATTTAAAATCACAGTTAAGAGAACTGTACATCACTAAGGCACGTGAAATAGAAACCAATAACAAAAAG TGCATCATTATTTACGTACCTATGCCAAAACTGAAGGCTTTCCAAAAAATTCAGACGAGACTTGTTCGTgaattggaaaagaaattttctggaaagcatgtCATGTTTGTTGGAGAGCGTAAAATTTTACCCAAACCAACAAGGAAAACACGTACCAAGAACAAGCAAAAGAGGCCGAGAAG CCGTACTTTGACTGCAGTGTATGATGCGCTGCTGGAAGACTTGGTGTATCCTGTAGAGATTGTTGGCAAACGCATCAGAATTAAACTCGATGGTACACAGCTCATCAAAGTACATTTGGataaaaatgaacaaacgaacatcgaGCACAAG GTCGACACCTTTGCTGCTGTGTATAAGAAATTAACAGGGCGGGATGTAACATTTGAATTCCCTGAAACctatgtataa